The following proteins are encoded in a genomic region of Oscillatoria salina IIICB1:
- a CDS encoding CoB--CoM heterodisulfide reductase iron-sulfur subunit B family protein produces MKYSYYPGCSLHTTAKEFDISTKVVMEELGIELKELEDWSCCGGSVAAGVSHDVGMAMAARNVALAQKQNLDLLASCSGCYNKSARAAKALENETEKDRINTILSKMGISVSDYNIRVRNVVDVLVNDLDISSRIKKPLTGLKVACYYGCLLTRPADITGWDSPVIPMSMDKLAQACGAEVVDFRSKTKCCGGPILVSKQEVAFELTKKLLDEAKSLDADCIVLACPLCATNLELRQPDIEKKYNVSYNLPVLYITEIIGLALGIKPGKLGINKHIVSPKSVLAKLGI; encoded by the coding sequence ATGAAATATTCTTACTATCCCGGATGCAGCCTTCATACCACAGCGAAAGAGTTTGATATCTCCACAAAAGTCGTCATGGAAGAACTGGGAATTGAACTCAAAGAACTTGAAGATTGGTCTTGTTGTGGTGGTTCCGTAGCTGCTGGCGTTTCTCATGACGTAGGAATGGCAATGGCGGCGAGAAATGTCGCTTTAGCCCAAAAGCAAAATCTCGATCTTTTAGCCTCTTGTTCTGGTTGTTATAATAAGTCAGCTAGGGCAGCCAAGGCATTAGAAAATGAAACGGAAAAAGACCGCATTAACACGATCCTTTCCAAGATGGGGATATCAGTTTCTGATTACAATATTAGAGTCAGAAATGTAGTCGATGTCTTAGTCAATGATTTAGATATTTCCAGCCGCATCAAAAAGCCTTTAACAGGTTTAAAAGTTGCTTGTTATTATGGTTGTCTCTTGACTAGACCCGCAGATATTACAGGCTGGGATTCTCCTGTTATCCCGATGTCAATGGATAAATTAGCTCAAGCTTGTGGGGCTGAAGTGGTTGATTTTCGGTCAAAAACTAAATGCTGTGGCGGACCAATTTTAGTCTCAAAACAAGAGGTTGCTTTTGAATTAACTAAAAAACTCTTAGATGAGGCAAAATCTCTGGATGCAGATTGCATTGTTTTGGCTTGTCCCTTGTGTGCAACTAACCTAGAACTAAGACAACCTGATATTGAGAAAAAGTACAATGTGTCTTACAATCTACCAGTTCTTTATATCACTGAAATCATCGGATTAGCTTTAGGAATTAAACCCGGAAAACTGGGGATTAACAAACATATTGTCTCACCGAAATCTGTTTTAGCAAAACTGGGAATTTAA
- a CDS encoding ABC-F family ATP-binding cassette domain-containing protein, translated as MTIFTLRSVKKDFGIKEILRDASFSLEEGDKVGLIGTNGSGKSTLLKAIAGLEPIDSGEIWVNSGTKIVYLPQQPELDENRTVLEQVFADSGEQMALVREYEEISAQLARNPERTEQLLARLSSISAKIEAASAWELETNAKIILTKLGIEDFEVKIGNLSGGYRKRIAIAAALLSEPDVLLMDEPTNHLDALSVEWLQSYLSRYRGALLLITHDRYFLDRVTNRIIEIDRGDLYTYAGNYAYYLEKKAEAEESAASSQRKHRGVLRRELEWLKRGPKARSTKQKARIDRIRDMQTQEFKQAQGKVDISTATRRIGKKVIELENISKSYDGRTLINNFTYNLNPEDRIGIIGSNGAGKSTLMDIISGRIEPDSGKVEIGSTIHIGYFDQHSDDLAGHENQRVIEYLKSVAELVKTADGSVITASQMLERFLFPPNQQYAPINKLSGGEKRRLFLLRVLMSAPNVLIFDEPTNDLDVQTLAVLEEYLEDFNGCVIVVSHDRYFLDRTVDAIFAFESGGNLRQYPGNYSVYLDYKQAEEAKETQENQPKNTSQASPKKAQTQKPKSEKPRKLSYKEKSEYEQLENTIPEMEAEKEELEKLLYNHPPNDFTEMQELTERLAKLCQEIDTATERWLELAERVS; from the coding sequence ATGACAATTTTCACGCTGCGATCGGTAAAAAAAGATTTTGGCATCAAAGAAATTTTGCGAGATGCTAGTTTTAGCCTGGAAGAAGGTGATAAAGTAGGCTTAATTGGCACAAACGGCTCTGGAAAATCCACATTATTGAAAGCGATCGCCGGATTAGAACCAATTGATAGCGGCGAAATTTGGGTAAATTCCGGAACAAAAATCGTCTATTTACCACAACAGCCAGAATTAGACGAAAATCGCACCGTTTTAGAGCAAGTTTTTGCTGATAGTGGCGAACAAATGGCATTAGTGCGCGAATACGAAGAAATTTCCGCTCAACTAGCCCGCAATCCCGAGCGTACAGAGCAACTACTGGCGCGTTTGTCAAGTATATCAGCAAAAATTGAAGCTGCTAGTGCCTGGGAATTAGAAACCAACGCGAAAATCATTCTCACCAAGTTAGGAATTGAGGATTTCGAGGTTAAAATAGGCAACCTTTCCGGTGGTTATCGCAAGCGGATAGCGATCGCTGCCGCACTATTGTCAGAACCAGATGTATTATTAATGGATGAACCGACAAACCACCTCGACGCACTTTCGGTAGAATGGTTACAAAGTTATTTAAGTCGTTATCGAGGTGCATTATTATTAATTACCCACGATCGCTACTTTTTAGATCGAGTCACCAATCGCATTATTGAAATCGATCGCGGCGATCTTTACACCTATGCTGGCAACTACGCTTACTACTTAGAAAAAAAAGCAGAAGCCGAAGAATCAGCAGCTAGCAGTCAGCGCAAACATCGAGGAGTTTTGCGACGCGAACTTGAATGGCTGAAACGCGGACCCAAAGCACGTAGTACCAAGCAAAAAGCCCGAATCGATCGCATTCGCGATATGCAGACACAAGAGTTTAAACAAGCCCAAGGTAAAGTCGATATTTCCACCGCAACTCGTCGCATTGGTAAGAAAGTTATTGAATTAGAAAATATTTCTAAATCTTATGACGGGCGTACTTTAATTAACAACTTTACCTACAATTTAAATCCTGAAGATCGCATCGGTATTATTGGCAGTAATGGTGCGGGAAAATCAACTTTAATGGATATTATTAGCGGACGAATAGAACCAGATTCCGGCAAAGTTGAAATCGGTTCGACAATTCATATTGGCTATTTTGACCAGCATTCCGATGATTTAGCCGGACATGAAAATCAACGAGTTATTGAATATCTCAAAAGTGTCGCCGAACTGGTGAAAACTGCTGACGGAAGCGTAATTACCGCCTCGCAAATGTTGGAAAGATTTTTGTTTCCACCCAATCAACAATACGCACCAATTAATAAACTTTCTGGCGGAGAAAAACGGCGTTTATTTTTGTTGCGAGTATTAATGAGTGCGCCCAATGTCTTAATTTTTGACGAACCAACCAACGATTTAGACGTACAAACTTTAGCTGTTTTAGAAGAGTATTTAGAAGACTTTAATGGTTGTGTAATTGTTGTTTCCCACGATCGCTATTTTCTCGATCGCACCGTAGATGCAATTTTCGCCTTTGAGTCGGGTGGTAACTTGCGTCAATATCCCGGAAATTACTCGGTATATTTAGACTACAAGCAAGCAGAAGAAGCCAAAGAAACTCAAGAAAATCAACCTAAAAATACTTCCCAAGCTTCGCCGAAAAAAGCCCAAACTCAAAAGCCAAAATCCGAGAAACCTCGCAAACTTTCTTACAAAGAAAAATCCGAATACGAACAACTAGAAAACACAATTCCCGAAATGGAAGCCGAAAAAGAAGAACTAGAAAAACTTCTTTATAATCATCCTCCCAATGACTTTACCGAAATGCAAGAATTAACCG
- a CDS encoding heavy metal translocating P-type ATPase yields the protein MVQLVEHPQTLTLVKGEKNGSKAPVARKNNQAANGSEITYTIVHEVLGRIRCRIERIFSDRQYVQRLQGLIGSDKNFSKVRFNYPARCVIVYYPDDAQPSKVRSRLIDLIQLAGIDNIPLRVTVKSREQSDRKICGLALQLPVLATTLSLLSGPFGLGIPQIIIRGTIAIAALPVVGRALEGIFRERRLNVDFLDLSALTITTIQGHLITSSSMLALIQLGESIRDLTARSSENQTQDLLSSLAQFVWVERNGGKEEIPLEEVQPGDIVIVYPGEQIPIDGTILRGTALIDEQKLTGESMPVVRNQGQAVYATTLVREGQIYVLTERTGAETRAGRTVQLIQDAPVHDTRIENYAAKIADRAVLPTLLLGSIVFAATGSPARAASVLTLDFATGIRVSVPTTVLAALTYAARHGILIRSGRALEKLAEIETIVFDKTGTLTLGRVSVVEIKTTSDRSAREVLQIAAAAEQRITHPVAEAIARQAQTEELEILPRGEWHYHVGLGIEAEINGEIVLVGSQRFLIQEGVSLEELGDRYPDFDSKSVSAIYVASDGKLQGVIQYDDPLRPESLEIVNALRTEIGAEIQMLTGDCASRAAAIAKKLEIKPSNTHAEAFPEQKAEIVQKLHEEGKTVAFVGDGLNDSAALAYADASISFRDGSDVARETADVVLMNNDLHGLVEAIAIARSAKQIIHQNTSIVAVPNLVGFILASTVGLNPMAATAINNGSSVVAGLNGLRPVLQPRKVQAEV from the coding sequence ATGGTACAACTGGTAGAACACCCGCAAACCCTCACTCTCGTAAAGGGAGAAAAGAATGGGTCAAAAGCACCAGTTGCTCGCAAAAACAATCAAGCAGCAAACGGTTCAGAAATTACTTATACAATTGTCCATGAAGTTTTAGGACGAATACGCTGTCGGATAGAAAGAATTTTCAGCGATCGCCAATACGTTCAACGACTCCAAGGATTAATCGGATCGGACAAAAACTTTAGCAAAGTAAGATTTAACTATCCGGCTCGCTGCGTCATCGTTTATTATCCCGACGATGCCCAGCCGAGTAAAGTTCGCAGCCGTTTAATCGATTTAATTCAACTCGCTGGTATCGATAATATACCACTTCGAGTAACAGTCAAGTCAAGGGAACAATCGGATCGGAAAATCTGTGGTTTAGCACTGCAACTGCCCGTTTTAGCTACAACACTATCATTGCTAAGCGGTCCCTTTGGGCTAGGAATACCCCAAATAATTATCCGAGGAACGATCGCGATCGCCGCTTTACCAGTGGTAGGACGCGCCCTCGAAGGTATTTTCCGCGAACGGCGTTTAAACGTCGATTTTCTCGACCTCAGCGCCCTAACAATTACCACAATTCAAGGGCATTTAATCACCTCTTCGAGTATGCTGGCACTAATCCAACTCGGAGAATCAATTCGCGACTTAACTGCTCGTTCTTCAGAAAATCAAACCCAAGATTTGTTGAGTTCTCTGGCTCAATTTGTTTGGGTAGAACGCAACGGCGGCAAAGAAGAAATTCCCTTAGAAGAAGTACAGCCCGGAGATATAGTTATCGTCTATCCAGGGGAACAAATACCCATTGACGGTACGATCCTGCGCGGTACAGCCTTAATCGACGAGCAAAAACTCACAGGCGAATCAATGCCAGTAGTGCGAAACCAAGGTCAAGCAGTTTATGCGACAACCTTAGTCAGAGAAGGACAAATTTACGTCCTCACCGAACGCACCGGAGCAGAAACTCGCGCGGGACGGACAGTGCAGTTAATTCAAGACGCACCCGTCCACGATACCCGCATTGAAAATTATGCCGCCAAGATTGCCGATCGCGCAGTCTTGCCCACGCTGTTGTTAGGAAGCATCGTTTTTGCTGCCACAGGTAGCCCAGCGAGAGCAGCTTCAGTGTTAACCTTAGACTTTGCCACTGGCATTCGCGTCTCCGTACCAACAACAGTATTAGCAGCATTGACTTACGCCGCCCGACACGGAATTTTGATTCGTAGCGGACGAGCATTGGAAAAATTGGCGGAAATCGAGACAATTGTTTTCGATAAAACCGGAACTTTAACCCTCGGACGAGTTTCCGTCGTCGAAATTAAAACAACCAGCGATCGCAGCGCCCGAGAAGTGTTGCAAATCGCTGCGGCTGCGGAACAAAGAATTACTCACCCAGTGGCAGAAGCGATCGCTCGCCAAGCCCAAACAGAAGAACTGGAAATCTTGCCTCGCGGCGAATGGCACTATCACGTCGGTTTAGGTATCGAAGCAGAAATCAACGGCGAAATCGTGCTTGTGGGTAGCCAACGCTTCCTGATTCAAGAAGGAGTAAGTTTAGAAGAGCTAGGCGATCGCTATCCTGATTTTGACAGCAAATCAGTTTCCGCGATTTACGTCGCCAGCGATGGCAAACTCCAAGGCGTAATTCAGTACGACGATCCCCTGCGTCCCGAAAGTCTCGAGATTGTGAACGCCTTGCGGACAGAAATTGGCGCAGAAATCCAGATGTTAACCGGAGACTGCGCCTCCAGAGCAGCCGCGATCGCCAAAAAACTCGAAATTAAGCCGAGTAATACTCATGCTGAAGCTTTCCCCGAACAAAAAGCGGAAATCGTCCAAAAGTTGCATGAAGAAGGCAAAACAGTCGCTTTTGTCGGCGACGGATTGAACGATTCGGCAGCCCTAGCTTACGCAGACGCATCTATCTCATTTCGAGATGGTTCCGACGTCGCTCGCGAAACCGCCGATGTTGTCTTGATGAATAACGACTTGCACGGCTTAGTCGAAGCGATCGCGATCGCCCGTAGCGCCAAGCAAATCATTCATCAAAATACCAGCATTGTCGCTGTTCCCAACTTAGTCGGCTTTATCTTAGCCTCGACTGTCGGACTCAACCCAATGGCTGCAACCGCCATCAACAACGGTTCTAGCGTTGTTGCCGGACTCAACGGACTGCGACCAGTTTTGCAACCTCGCAAGGTTCAAGCAGAAGTTTAG
- a CDS encoding DUF5132 domain-containing protein, protein MGLKVEDLFEDLGAPGIAAGIGAVVLAPFVIPALKPVTKAVIKGGIVVYEKGKGIIAEGSEAFEDMVAEAKAELAEKRSQKAIEAAQGNSEMG, encoded by the coding sequence ATGGGACTTAAAGTTGAAGACTTATTTGAAGACCTCGGAGCGCCCGGTATTGCCGCAGGTATCGGTGCAGTTGTGCTTGCACCATTCGTAATTCCCGCGCTGAAACCTGTAACCAAAGCAGTTATCAAAGGCGGCATTGTCGTCTATGAGAAAGGTAAAGGAATTATTGCCGAAGGTAGCGAAGCCTTTGAAGACATGGTCGCAGAAGCCAAAGCTGAACTTGCCGAAAAGCGATCGCAAAAAGCGATCGAAGCTGCTCAAGGTAACTCAGAAATGGGTTAG
- a CDS encoding LmeA family phospholipid-binding protein, with product MSKSKDRGLPEEALSKAAEIGVKSQLEEAEKVDIDIDSNPVKLVQGKVDSVEMRGEGLITPQNLRLEEILLKTDHVAIDLLNIALGKVELTHPADARARITLTEADLNRVLNSDYLRSLIRQLDFSLEQDTLTLIWNRGECYLHGNDKLTLKAELTAQIGKQTKAVAFSVLLRIDKKQKIYLQKGDFQQGKDLPLEATISILEQVERLLKLRHLRLSTLSLDIDRIEVTTKKIILWAQVHIEQLPE from the coding sequence GTGTCCAAATCAAAAGATAGAGGACTTCCAGAAGAAGCGCTTTCTAAGGCAGCAGAAATTGGTGTTAAAAGCCAATTAGAAGAAGCAGAGAAAGTAGATATCGATATCGACAGCAATCCCGTGAAATTAGTACAAGGGAAAGTAGATTCGGTAGAAATGCGCGGAGAGGGTTTAATCACACCTCAGAATTTGCGTTTAGAAGAAATTCTCCTGAAAACTGACCATGTGGCGATCGATTTATTGAATATTGCTTTGGGGAAAGTAGAACTCACCCATCCGGCTGATGCTAGAGCGAGAATTACCTTAACCGAAGCAGATCTCAATCGTGTTTTGAACTCGGACTATTTGCGATCGCTGATTCGTCAGTTAGACTTTTCCTTAGAACAGGATACGCTTACTTTAATTTGGAATCGAGGAGAATGTTACTTACATGGAAATGACAAACTAACACTGAAAGCTGAGTTAACTGCTCAAATAGGAAAGCAAACTAAAGCAGTTGCTTTCTCTGTCTTACTGCGTATTGACAAAAAACAAAAAATTTATCTACAGAAAGGTGATTTTCAACAAGGTAAAGACCTACCTTTAGAAGCAACTATTTCCATTTTAGAACAAGTAGAGCGGTTATTAAAATTACGTCATTTGCGACTCTCTACCTTATCTTTAGATATAGATCGCATTGAAGTAACAACAAAAAAAATAATCCTTTGGGCGCAAGTTCATATAGAGCAGCTCCCCGAATGA
- a CDS encoding HMA2 domain-containing protein — protein MVVTNNGKMTSAIAKEIDPELATIPARIVSQTPGRLRFRLLGTRQPEQIERIAATLKEILEIYRVRTNLASGSITIFYARDRLNFTDLCQILADLNITFERQVTKGKSQAAAAIVDSVTNFNREVKYTTNGIADLRFFVPLTFSILAVRQLITKGVQLEIIPWYVFAWYAFDSFLKLHYTSEPKEE, from the coding sequence ATGGTAGTCACAAATAACGGTAAAATGACATCAGCGATCGCTAAGGAAATTGACCCAGAATTGGCAACCATACCTGCTCGTATCGTGAGTCAAACTCCCGGTAGACTTCGCTTTCGACTTCTAGGGACACGCCAACCCGAACAGATCGAACGCATTGCTGCCACACTCAAAGAAATACTAGAAATTTATCGAGTGCGGACAAATCTTGCTAGTGGCAGTATTACCATATTTTACGCACGCGATCGCTTAAATTTTACAGATCTTTGCCAAATTTTAGCAGATTTAAACATTACTTTCGAGCGACAAGTAACAAAAGGTAAATCTCAAGCCGCCGCCGCGATCGTTGATTCAGTTACTAACTTTAACCGTGAAGTTAAATACACAACCAATGGAATTGCCGACTTACGCTTTTTCGTTCCTTTGACATTTAGTATTTTAGCGGTGCGGCAATTGATAACGAAAGGAGTACAGCTAGAAATAATTCCCTGGTACGTGTTCGCTTGGTACGCCTTTGATAGCTTCCTCAAACTGCATTATACCAGCGAACCAAAAGAAGAGTAA
- a CDS encoding peptidoglycan-binding domain-containing protein has translation MAIKKIIQSGLTLGAASLLSVAPVLLGSTPAKAVTADGDIQEFEYTTQSAPLLTRGDRGVAVRDAQLFLAAQGYYDGPIDSIYGSMTENAVREFQDDNDLLVDGRIGDDTWAVMAASPSEQNLTQPNNFNNQNDNFLEDEPNVFDEEESLLNNEPGVFDAEDAYGNELGDR, from the coding sequence ATGGCTATTAAAAAGATTATTCAATCCGGACTTACTCTCGGTGCTGCTTCTTTACTATCTGTAGCTCCGGTTTTATTAGGTAGTACCCCAGCCAAAGCTGTAACTGCTGATGGTGACATTCAAGAATTTGAATATACCACTCAATCTGCGCCATTATTAACTAGAGGCGATCGAGGAGTTGCGGTTAGAGATGCTCAATTGTTTTTAGCAGCACAAGGATATTATGATGGTCCAATTGACAGTATTTATGGTTCAATGACTGAAAATGCTGTTAGAGAATTTCAGGACGATAATGATTTGTTAGTAGATGGTAGAATTGGCGACGATACCTGGGCTGTAATGGCGGCTAGTCCATCCGAACAAAACTTGACACAACCAAATAATTTCAACAATCAAAATGATAACTTTCTCGAAGACGAACCTAATGTTTTTGACGAAGAAGAAAGTTTGCTGAATAACGAACCAGGTGTTTTTGATGCGGAAGATGCTTATGGTAATGAACTAGGAGATCGATAG
- a CDS encoding 4Fe-4S dicluster domain-containing protein has product MVAKKKFLFGLKADRQIDGDKMNREFSDRVMAEGGEGAAIAACMQCGTCSGGCTNIDRMDMSPRTLILMVQRGEWEKVLKSNSLWLCTTCYICTSRCPRGVRPADVIEAVKAIAIRQGIENDSTRFNQIFVELVQKRGILFEPELMQKYGGLQAMLEQAKLGIQLTLKGKMSPFPAKIKNPKKFNEALEKAGKQ; this is encoded by the coding sequence ATGGTAGCTAAAAAAAAGTTTTTATTTGGGCTGAAAGCCGATCGCCAAATTGACGGCGATAAAATGAATCGAGAATTTAGCGATCGCGTAATGGCGGAAGGTGGAGAAGGTGCCGCGATCGCTGCTTGTATGCAGTGTGGTACTTGTAGTGGTGGCTGTACTAATATTGACCGAATGGATATGTCACCCAGAACCCTTATTCTGATGGTACAACGAGGGGAATGGGAAAAGGTACTGAAAAGTAACAGTCTGTGGTTATGTACTACTTGTTACATTTGTACATCCAGATGTCCTCGTGGGGTGCGCCCTGCCGATGTCATCGAAGCGGTAAAGGCGATCGCAATTCGCCAAGGAATTGAGAACGATTCTACCCGATTTAATCAAATATTTGTTGAGTTAGTTCAGAAACGAGGCATCCTTTTTGAACCAGAATTAATGCAGAAATATGGCGGCTTACAAGCGATGCTCGAACAAGCAAAATTGGGCATTCAATTAACCCTTAAAGGCAAAATGTCGCCCTTTCCGGCAAAAATTAAAAACCCGAAAAAATTTAACGAAGCATTAGAAAAGGCAGGCAAACAATGA
- a CDS encoding LmeA family phospholipid-binding protein, translating into MKEKQDLGEQAISTAAEVGLKSQLDEADNLEVDVRTDPGKLVQGELESVEIEGDGLVMEKDLRTEELDVDIDSIAIDPLKATFGDIELKHPTDAQAHVVLTEKDIERAFNSQYIKHKLQNLQVKIDGKQTPVNVKKVNFTIPDNQKIALSAETQIVETGETKQVAFTAVPKTTEGGNRVSLENVEYSQGKKASPELTKALLNSASELLDLRNFELEGMKLRLQQLNLQKGKLTLEAEAHVEEFPD; encoded by the coding sequence ATGAAAGAGAAACAAGATTTAGGCGAACAAGCAATTAGTACAGCAGCAGAAGTTGGTTTAAAAAGCCAACTCGATGAAGCAGATAACTTAGAAGTTGATGTCCGTACTGACCCAGGTAAACTGGTACAAGGAGAATTAGAATCAGTCGAGATTGAAGGTGATGGTTTGGTCATGGAAAAAGACCTCCGTACCGAAGAGTTAGACGTAGATATTGACAGTATTGCCATCGACCCACTGAAAGCTACTTTTGGTGATATTGAATTAAAACATCCTACTGATGCTCAAGCTCATGTTGTCTTGACTGAAAAAGACATCGAACGTGCTTTTAATTCGCAATATATCAAGCACAAATTGCAAAATTTGCAGGTAAAAATAGACGGCAAACAAACCCCAGTCAATGTGAAAAAAGTTAACTTTACTATTCCCGACAACCAGAAAATTGCCCTGAGTGCAGAAACACAAATTGTGGAAACAGGCGAAACGAAACAAGTTGCTTTTACCGCCGTCCCGAAAACAACAGAAGGAGGAAACCGAGTCTCCCTAGAAAATGTTGAATATAGCCAAGGGAAAAAAGCTTCCCCCGAACTCACAAAAGCGTTATTAAATAGTGCTAGCGAATTGCTTGACTTACGCAACTTTGAATTAGAAGGAATGAAGCTACGCTTGCAACAACTTAACTTACAAAAAGGTAAATTGACTTTAGAAGCAGAGGCTCACGTTGAAGAATTTCCTGATTAG